The following are encoded in a window of Drosophila simulans strain w501 chromosome 3L, Prin_Dsim_3.1, whole genome shotgun sequence genomic DNA:
- the LOC6738211 gene encoding serine/threonine-protein kinase BRSK2 isoform X1, translated as MQKENNVTAENCQFVGPYRLEKTLGKGQTGLVKLGVHCVIGKKVAIKIINREKLSESVLMKVEREIAIMKLIDHPHVLGLSDVYENKKYLYLILEHVSGGELFDYLVKKGRLTPKEARKFFRQIISALDFCHSHSICHRDLKPENLLLDEKNNIKIADFGMASLQPAGSMLETSCGSPHYACPEVIRGEKYDGRKADVWSCGVILYALLVGALPFDDDNLRQLLEKVKRGVFHIPHFVPPDCQSLLRGMIEVNPDRRLTLAEINRHPWVTAGGKGELELELPMMEVVQTHVIPTATAVDPDVLNAICSLGCFKEKEKLIQELLSSSHNTEKVIYFLLLERKRRRPALEDDDEIAQKSRSELDAVDPPRKRLDTCRINGTNAPSYGQISEGSPLTPRRQAFNFRSYSSTRNHQRRSPTTVSSSVRSSSYHSPTRCNSPMSSAQQQANAISRPSSPAAGTRHSTYGDRDRSGHHSSVSRTPSHSSQKSIEGDVVVVREPRIERRDSLRQERGGGSPRDRGECGIPPGSPGGNSSGSTSASPSVHHRANSGPTIAISMFHDPDSNSVVNPNGSPMMNNSSPGMPGSPCNTPGGQLWKTRLTNIKNSFLGSPRFHRRKMQVSADEVHLTPESSPELTKRSWFGNLITTEKDETFTILVKGKPIATVKAHLIHAFLSMAELSHSVVSPTSFRVEYKRNGNGPVMFQRHVKFQVDISAICKQGDIADMLFALTFTLLSGNIRRFRRICEHIQSQVCSKRFPGPSSPPTVTSVTQAVSESSSCGSVSSERLSYKRQVIENDMENDSIFSYKSGNGRRASTTNNNNANPVDIPGSPIAVRSNSETAEHERNRELQSERQATTMSGSAIA; from the exons ATGCAGAAGGAGAACAATGTCACTGCGGAGAATTGCCAATTTGTGGGGCCCTATCGCCTGGAGAAAACCCTCGGCAAGGGTCAAACGG GTCTCGTCAAGTTGGGCGTGCATTGTGTGATTGGCAAGAAGGTTGCGATTAAAATAATCAATCGCGAGAAACTCAGCGAATCGGTGCTAATGAAG GTTGAACGTGAAATCGCCATAATGAAACTAATCGATCATCCACACGTCCTTGGCCTGAGCGATGTGTACGAGAACAagaagtatttgtatttgataTTGGAGCATGTATCCGGCGGAGAGCTCTTCGATTACCTGGTGAAGAAGGGTCGATTGACGCCGAAAGAGGCGCGCAAGTTCTTCAGGCAAATCATCTCCGCCTTGGATTTTTGCCACTCGCATTCGATTTG CCATCGCGACTTGAAGCCCGAGAATCTGCTGCTGGACGAGAAGAATAACATTAAGATAGCGGACTTTGGAATGGCTTCCCTGCAGCCAGCTGGCAGCATGCTGGAGACCTCCTGCGGCAGCCCACACTACGCGTGTCCAGAGGTCATACGG GGCGAGAAGTACGATGGCCGCAAGGCGGATGTCTGGTCCTGTGGGGTCATCCTCTACGCCCTCCTGGTGGGTGCGTTGCCCTTCGACGACGACAACTTGCGCCAGCTGCTGGAGAAAGTCAAGCGGGGCGTCTTTCACATACCGCACTTTGTGCCGCCGGACTGCCAGAGTCTGCTGCGCGGCATGATTGAGGTCAATCCGGACCGGCGGCTCACG CTGGCTGAAATCAACCGCCATCCGTGGGTCACAGCTGGCGGCAAAggggagctggagctggagctgccgATGATGGAGGTGGTGCAGACACACGTTATTCCCACAGCCACCGCGGTGGATCCGGATGTGTTGAACGCGATTTGCTCGCTGGGCTGTttcaaggagaaggagaaacTCATCCAGGAGCTGCTCAGTTCAAG TCACAATACGGAGAAGGTTATATATTTCCTGTTGCTCGAGCGCAAACGAAGACGACCTGCGCtggaggatgatgatgagatAGCGCAAAAGTCCCGCAGCGAACTGGACGCAGTGGATCCGCCGCGTAAGCGTCTGGACACCTGTCGCATCAATGGCACCAATGCACCCAGCTATGGACAGATTTCGGAAGGTTCACCGCTCACGCCAAGACGACAGGCCTTTAA TTTCCGATCGTACAGCAGCACCCGGAACCACCAACGCCGATCGCCCACAACAGTTTCCTCGTCGGTGCGGAGCTCCTCATATCACAGTCCCACGCGCTGCAACTCTCCGATGAGTTCGGCACAGCAGCAGGCGAATGCCATATCCCGACCATCTTCTCCGGCGGCGGGCACCCGGCACTCCACGTACGGTGATCGAGATCGTTCCGGACACCACTCCTCCGTAAGCCGGACACCGTCGCACAGTTCGCAGAAGAGCATCGAGGGTgatgtggtggtggtgcgggaGCCGCGAATCGAGCGGAGGGACTCACTGCGTCAGGAGCGCGGCGGAGGATCGCCGAGGGATCGAGGCGAGTGCGGCATACCGCCGGGCAGTCCGGGCGGCAACTCGAGCGGATCCACTTCCGCCTCGCCGTCGGTGCACCACCGTGCCAACTCAGGTCCGACCATTGCCATTAGTATGTTCCACGATCCAGATTCGAATAGTG TTGTAAATCCCAATGGCTCGCCCATGATGAACAACAGCAGTCCGGGAATGCCCGGATCTCCTTGCAATACACCTGGTGGTCAGTTGTGGAAGACGCGACTGACAAACATCAAAAACAGTTTCTTGGGCAGTCCGCGGTTCCATCGCAGAAAAATGCAGG TTTCTGCCGATGAGGTGCACTTGACGCCCGAATCTTCGCCAGAGCTTACAAAGCGCTCTTGGTTTGGAAATCTCATAACAACCGAGAAGGATGAAACCTTTACTATTTTGGTCAAGGGCAAGCCCATTGCCACGGTTAAGGCGCATTTGATACACGCATTTTTATCC ATGGCCGAACTATCTCATAGTGTGGTGTCGCCCACCTCGTTTCGGGTGGAGTACAAGCGGAATGGCAATGGACCTGTCATGTTCCAGCGTCACGTTAAGTTCCAG GTTGACATCAGTGCTATTTGCAAACAAGGTGACATAGCGGATATGTTGTTTGCTTTGACATTTACGCTGCTATCAG GTAACATTCGGCGTTTTCGGCGCATTTGCGAGCACATCCAATCCCAGGTGTGTTCCAAACGATTCCCGGGTCCCAGTAGTCCGCCAACGGTGACCAGCGTGACCCAGGCCGTCTCGGAGAGCTCCTCCTGCGGATCGGTGTCCAGCGAGAGATTATCGTACAAGCGACAGGTG ATTGAAAATGATATGGAGAACGATTCCATATTCTCGTACAAGTCGGGCAATGGACGTCGGGCCTCGaccacaaacaacaataatgccAATCCAGTTGACATTCCCGGAAGTCCCATTGCAGTGCGATCCAA ctCTGAGACCGCTGAGCACGAACGCAACCGCGAGCTGCAGAGTGAGCGTCAGGCGACAACGATGTCCGGTAGTGCAATCGCATGA
- the LOC6738211 gene encoding serine/threonine-protein kinase BRSK2 isoform X2 — protein MQKENNVTAENCQFVGPYRLEKTLGKGQTGLVKLGVHCVIGKKVAIKIINREKLSESVLMKVEREIAIMKLIDHPHVLGLSDVYENKKYLYLILEHVSGGELFDYLVKKGRLTPKEARKFFRQIISALDFCHSHSICHRDLKPENLLLDEKNNIKIADFGMASLQPAGSMLETSCGSPHYACPEVIRGEKYDGRKADVWSCGVILYALLVGALPFDDDNLRQLLEKVKRGVFHIPHFVPPDCQSLLRGMIEVNPDRRLTLAEINRHPWVTAGGKGELELELPMMEVVQTHVIPTATAVDPDVLNAICSLGCFKEKEKLIQELLSSSHNTEKVIYFLLLERKRRRPALEDDDEIAQKSRSELDAVDPPRKRLDTCRINGTNAPSYGQISEGSPLTPRRQAFNFRSYSSTRNHQRRSPTTVSSSVRSSSYHSPTRCNSPMSSAQQQANAISRPSSPAAGTRHSTYGDRDRSGHHSSVSRTPSHSSQKSIEGDVVVVREPRIERRDSLRQERGGGSPRDRGECGIPPGSPGGNSSGSTSASPSVHHRANSGPTIAIIVNPNGSPMMNNSSPGMPGSPCNTPGGQLWKTRLTNIKNSFLGSPRFHRRKMQVSADEVHLTPESSPELTKRSWFGNLITTEKDETFTILVKGKPIATVKAHLIHAFLSMAELSHSVVSPTSFRVEYKRNGNGPVMFQRHVKFQVDISAICKQGDIADMLFALTFTLLSGNIRRFRRICEHIQSQVCSKRFPGPSSPPTVTSVTQAVSESSSCGSVSSERLSYKRQVIENDMENDSIFSYKSGNGRRASTTNNNNANPVDIPGSPIAVRSNSETAEHERNRELQSERQATTMSGSAIA, from the exons ATGCAGAAGGAGAACAATGTCACTGCGGAGAATTGCCAATTTGTGGGGCCCTATCGCCTGGAGAAAACCCTCGGCAAGGGTCAAACGG GTCTCGTCAAGTTGGGCGTGCATTGTGTGATTGGCAAGAAGGTTGCGATTAAAATAATCAATCGCGAGAAACTCAGCGAATCGGTGCTAATGAAG GTTGAACGTGAAATCGCCATAATGAAACTAATCGATCATCCACACGTCCTTGGCCTGAGCGATGTGTACGAGAACAagaagtatttgtatttgataTTGGAGCATGTATCCGGCGGAGAGCTCTTCGATTACCTGGTGAAGAAGGGTCGATTGACGCCGAAAGAGGCGCGCAAGTTCTTCAGGCAAATCATCTCCGCCTTGGATTTTTGCCACTCGCATTCGATTTG CCATCGCGACTTGAAGCCCGAGAATCTGCTGCTGGACGAGAAGAATAACATTAAGATAGCGGACTTTGGAATGGCTTCCCTGCAGCCAGCTGGCAGCATGCTGGAGACCTCCTGCGGCAGCCCACACTACGCGTGTCCAGAGGTCATACGG GGCGAGAAGTACGATGGCCGCAAGGCGGATGTCTGGTCCTGTGGGGTCATCCTCTACGCCCTCCTGGTGGGTGCGTTGCCCTTCGACGACGACAACTTGCGCCAGCTGCTGGAGAAAGTCAAGCGGGGCGTCTTTCACATACCGCACTTTGTGCCGCCGGACTGCCAGAGTCTGCTGCGCGGCATGATTGAGGTCAATCCGGACCGGCGGCTCACG CTGGCTGAAATCAACCGCCATCCGTGGGTCACAGCTGGCGGCAAAggggagctggagctggagctgccgATGATGGAGGTGGTGCAGACACACGTTATTCCCACAGCCACCGCGGTGGATCCGGATGTGTTGAACGCGATTTGCTCGCTGGGCTGTttcaaggagaaggagaaacTCATCCAGGAGCTGCTCAGTTCAAG TCACAATACGGAGAAGGTTATATATTTCCTGTTGCTCGAGCGCAAACGAAGACGACCTGCGCtggaggatgatgatgagatAGCGCAAAAGTCCCGCAGCGAACTGGACGCAGTGGATCCGCCGCGTAAGCGTCTGGACACCTGTCGCATCAATGGCACCAATGCACCCAGCTATGGACAGATTTCGGAAGGTTCACCGCTCACGCCAAGACGACAGGCCTTTAA TTTCCGATCGTACAGCAGCACCCGGAACCACCAACGCCGATCGCCCACAACAGTTTCCTCGTCGGTGCGGAGCTCCTCATATCACAGTCCCACGCGCTGCAACTCTCCGATGAGTTCGGCACAGCAGCAGGCGAATGCCATATCCCGACCATCTTCTCCGGCGGCGGGCACCCGGCACTCCACGTACGGTGATCGAGATCGTTCCGGACACCACTCCTCCGTAAGCCGGACACCGTCGCACAGTTCGCAGAAGAGCATCGAGGGTgatgtggtggtggtgcgggaGCCGCGAATCGAGCGGAGGGACTCACTGCGTCAGGAGCGCGGCGGAGGATCGCCGAGGGATCGAGGCGAGTGCGGCATACCGCCGGGCAGTCCGGGCGGCAACTCGAGCGGATCCACTTCCGCCTCGCCGTCGGTGCACCACCGTGCCAACTCAGGTCCGACCATTGCCATTA TTGTAAATCCCAATGGCTCGCCCATGATGAACAACAGCAGTCCGGGAATGCCCGGATCTCCTTGCAATACACCTGGTGGTCAGTTGTGGAAGACGCGACTGACAAACATCAAAAACAGTTTCTTGGGCAGTCCGCGGTTCCATCGCAGAAAAATGCAGG TTTCTGCCGATGAGGTGCACTTGACGCCCGAATCTTCGCCAGAGCTTACAAAGCGCTCTTGGTTTGGAAATCTCATAACAACCGAGAAGGATGAAACCTTTACTATTTTGGTCAAGGGCAAGCCCATTGCCACGGTTAAGGCGCATTTGATACACGCATTTTTATCC ATGGCCGAACTATCTCATAGTGTGGTGTCGCCCACCTCGTTTCGGGTGGAGTACAAGCGGAATGGCAATGGACCTGTCATGTTCCAGCGTCACGTTAAGTTCCAG GTTGACATCAGTGCTATTTGCAAACAAGGTGACATAGCGGATATGTTGTTTGCTTTGACATTTACGCTGCTATCAG GTAACATTCGGCGTTTTCGGCGCATTTGCGAGCACATCCAATCCCAGGTGTGTTCCAAACGATTCCCGGGTCCCAGTAGTCCGCCAACGGTGACCAGCGTGACCCAGGCCGTCTCGGAGAGCTCCTCCTGCGGATCGGTGTCCAGCGAGAGATTATCGTACAAGCGACAGGTG ATTGAAAATGATATGGAGAACGATTCCATATTCTCGTACAAGTCGGGCAATGGACGTCGGGCCTCGaccacaaacaacaataatgccAATCCAGTTGACATTCCCGGAAGTCCCATTGCAGTGCGATCCAA ctCTGAGACCGCTGAGCACGAACGCAACCGCGAGCTGCAGAGTGAGCGTCAGGCGACAACGATGTCCGGTAGTGCAATCGCATGA
- the LOC6738211 gene encoding serine/threonine-protein kinase BRSK2 isoform X3: protein MQKENNVTAENCQFVGPYRLEKTLGKGQTGLVKLGVHCVIGKKVAIKIINREKLSESVLMKVEREIAIMKLIDHPHVLGLSDVYENKKYLYLILEHVSGGELFDYLVKKGRLTPKEARKFFRQIISALDFCHSHSICHRDLKPENLLLDEKNNIKIADFGMASLQPAGSMLETSCGSPHYACPEVIRGEKYDGRKADVWSCGVILYALLVGALPFDDDNLRQLLEKVKRGVFHIPHFVPPDCQSLLRGMIEVNPDRRLTLAEINRHPWVTAGGKGELELELPMMEVVQTHVIPTATAVDPDVLNAICSLGCFKEKEKLIQELLSSSHNTEKVIYFLLLERKRRRPALEDDDEIAQKSRSELDAVDPPRKRLDTCRINGTNAPSYGQISEGSPLTPRRQAFNFRSYSSTRNHQRRSPTTVSSSVRSSSYHSPTRCNSPMSSAQQQANAISRPSSPAAGTRHSTYGDRDRSGHHSSVSRTPSHSSQKSIEGDVVVVREPRIERRDSLRQERGGGSPRDRGECGIPPGSPGGNSSGSTSASPSVHHRANSVVNPNGSPMMNNSSPGMPGSPCNTPGGQLWKTRLTNIKNSFLGSPRFHRRKMQVSADEVHLTPESSPELTKRSWFGNLITTEKDETFTILVKGKPIATVKAHLIHAFLSMAELSHSVVSPTSFRVEYKRNGNGPVMFQRHVKFQVDISAICKQGDIADMLFALTFTLLSGNIRRFRRICEHIQSQVCSKRFPGPSSPPTVTSVTQAVSESSSCGSVSSERLSYKRQVIENDMENDSIFSYKSGNGRRASTTNNNNANPVDIPGSPIAVRSNSETAEHERNRELQSERQATTMSGSAIA from the exons ATGCAGAAGGAGAACAATGTCACTGCGGAGAATTGCCAATTTGTGGGGCCCTATCGCCTGGAGAAAACCCTCGGCAAGGGTCAAACGG GTCTCGTCAAGTTGGGCGTGCATTGTGTGATTGGCAAGAAGGTTGCGATTAAAATAATCAATCGCGAGAAACTCAGCGAATCGGTGCTAATGAAG GTTGAACGTGAAATCGCCATAATGAAACTAATCGATCATCCACACGTCCTTGGCCTGAGCGATGTGTACGAGAACAagaagtatttgtatttgataTTGGAGCATGTATCCGGCGGAGAGCTCTTCGATTACCTGGTGAAGAAGGGTCGATTGACGCCGAAAGAGGCGCGCAAGTTCTTCAGGCAAATCATCTCCGCCTTGGATTTTTGCCACTCGCATTCGATTTG CCATCGCGACTTGAAGCCCGAGAATCTGCTGCTGGACGAGAAGAATAACATTAAGATAGCGGACTTTGGAATGGCTTCCCTGCAGCCAGCTGGCAGCATGCTGGAGACCTCCTGCGGCAGCCCACACTACGCGTGTCCAGAGGTCATACGG GGCGAGAAGTACGATGGCCGCAAGGCGGATGTCTGGTCCTGTGGGGTCATCCTCTACGCCCTCCTGGTGGGTGCGTTGCCCTTCGACGACGACAACTTGCGCCAGCTGCTGGAGAAAGTCAAGCGGGGCGTCTTTCACATACCGCACTTTGTGCCGCCGGACTGCCAGAGTCTGCTGCGCGGCATGATTGAGGTCAATCCGGACCGGCGGCTCACG CTGGCTGAAATCAACCGCCATCCGTGGGTCACAGCTGGCGGCAAAggggagctggagctggagctgccgATGATGGAGGTGGTGCAGACACACGTTATTCCCACAGCCACCGCGGTGGATCCGGATGTGTTGAACGCGATTTGCTCGCTGGGCTGTttcaaggagaaggagaaacTCATCCAGGAGCTGCTCAGTTCAAG TCACAATACGGAGAAGGTTATATATTTCCTGTTGCTCGAGCGCAAACGAAGACGACCTGCGCtggaggatgatgatgagatAGCGCAAAAGTCCCGCAGCGAACTGGACGCAGTGGATCCGCCGCGTAAGCGTCTGGACACCTGTCGCATCAATGGCACCAATGCACCCAGCTATGGACAGATTTCGGAAGGTTCACCGCTCACGCCAAGACGACAGGCCTTTAA TTTCCGATCGTACAGCAGCACCCGGAACCACCAACGCCGATCGCCCACAACAGTTTCCTCGTCGGTGCGGAGCTCCTCATATCACAGTCCCACGCGCTGCAACTCTCCGATGAGTTCGGCACAGCAGCAGGCGAATGCCATATCCCGACCATCTTCTCCGGCGGCGGGCACCCGGCACTCCACGTACGGTGATCGAGATCGTTCCGGACACCACTCCTCCGTAAGCCGGACACCGTCGCACAGTTCGCAGAAGAGCATCGAGGGTgatgtggtggtggtgcgggaGCCGCGAATCGAGCGGAGGGACTCACTGCGTCAGGAGCGCGGCGGAGGATCGCCGAGGGATCGAGGCGAGTGCGGCATACCGCCGGGCAGTCCGGGCGGCAACTCGAGCGGATCCACTTCCGCCTCGCCGTCGGTGCACCACCGTGCCAACTCAG TTGTAAATCCCAATGGCTCGCCCATGATGAACAACAGCAGTCCGGGAATGCCCGGATCTCCTTGCAATACACCTGGTGGTCAGTTGTGGAAGACGCGACTGACAAACATCAAAAACAGTTTCTTGGGCAGTCCGCGGTTCCATCGCAGAAAAATGCAGG TTTCTGCCGATGAGGTGCACTTGACGCCCGAATCTTCGCCAGAGCTTACAAAGCGCTCTTGGTTTGGAAATCTCATAACAACCGAGAAGGATGAAACCTTTACTATTTTGGTCAAGGGCAAGCCCATTGCCACGGTTAAGGCGCATTTGATACACGCATTTTTATCC ATGGCCGAACTATCTCATAGTGTGGTGTCGCCCACCTCGTTTCGGGTGGAGTACAAGCGGAATGGCAATGGACCTGTCATGTTCCAGCGTCACGTTAAGTTCCAG GTTGACATCAGTGCTATTTGCAAACAAGGTGACATAGCGGATATGTTGTTTGCTTTGACATTTACGCTGCTATCAG GTAACATTCGGCGTTTTCGGCGCATTTGCGAGCACATCCAATCCCAGGTGTGTTCCAAACGATTCCCGGGTCCCAGTAGTCCGCCAACGGTGACCAGCGTGACCCAGGCCGTCTCGGAGAGCTCCTCCTGCGGATCGGTGTCCAGCGAGAGATTATCGTACAAGCGACAGGTG ATTGAAAATGATATGGAGAACGATTCCATATTCTCGTACAAGTCGGGCAATGGACGTCGGGCCTCGaccacaaacaacaataatgccAATCCAGTTGACATTCCCGGAAGTCCCATTGCAGTGCGATCCAA ctCTGAGACCGCTGAGCACGAACGCAACCGCGAGCTGCAGAGTGAGCGTCAGGCGACAACGATGTCCGGTAGTGCAATCGCATGA